A genomic window from Ignavibacteria bacterium includes:
- a CDS encoding T9SS type A sorting domain-containing protein — MLKKFRSEFIILTLLLTASTFSQVYWLDHPSPVQKRLFRAYFADTAYGWVVGDSGTIINTTNSGTSWTVQNSGEFSSEFKDLSFISRTHGWIVSFDSTYKSFLLRTTNSGTTWSKTYFQDTTTILKTVCFINETTGFVSGFSGYIYKSTNAGLNWSICNIDTSSCLYLFPKNDIKFINSQTGYACGGVLDLQGVFLKTTNGGSSWFSMCVAAEPLHEIRDLGNGRIAVMGGDYDLGSIMAVSSNSGANWVYEQTGCFGNAEGFAFRTPGEVWAALNFSGKFAVNLDSMKPGSRWECIETPGQVEVNDVEFLSPTIGYAFGERGKIFKYNASIIGLNNTGTNIPTEMKLFQNYPNPFNPETMIEYFIPSNAEVVILIYDNAGKEIRRYNEGFKNAGRHSISLNFSDIPSGVYFYKLDTDGKSISRKMVLIK; from the coding sequence ATGTTGAAGAAATTTCGATCTGAATTTATAATATTAACTCTACTTTTAACTGCATCAACTTTTTCCCAGGTATATTGGCTTGATCATCCATCGCCTGTTCAAAAAAGACTGTTCAGAGCATATTTTGCAGATACTGCTTATGGGTGGGTTGTGGGTGATTCGGGTACTATCATCAATACTACTAATTCCGGAACAAGCTGGACAGTTCAGAATTCAGGTGAATTCAGCTCTGAATTCAAAGACCTCTCATTTATATCAAGAACTCATGGCTGGATAGTATCATTTGATTCAACCTATAAAAGTTTTTTATTGAGAACCACAAATTCAGGTACAACATGGAGCAAAACATATTTTCAGGATACAACTACAATTTTAAAAACAGTTTGCTTTATTAATGAAACCACAGGTTTTGTATCAGGATTCAGCGGTTATATTTACAAAAGCACCAACGCAGGTTTAAACTGGAGCATCTGTAATATTGATACCTCAAGCTGCCTTTACCTATTTCCTAAAAATGATATCAAGTTCATTAATTCGCAAACGGGCTATGCCTGCGGCGGAGTATTGGACCTGCAGGGTGTTTTCCTGAAGACTACCAATGGCGGGTCAAGCTGGTTTTCAATGTGTGTTGCTGCTGAGCCGCTTCATGAGATCCGCGATCTTGGCAATGGCAGAATTGCAGTAATGGGGGGTGATTATGACCTCGGCAGTATTATGGCTGTATCGTCCAATTCCGGCGCAAACTGGGTTTATGAACAAACCGGTTGTTTCGGGAATGCTGAAGGCTTCGCATTCAGAACACCGGGTGAAGTGTGGGCTGCGCTTAATTTTTCAGGTAAGTTCGCTGTAAATCTTGATTCAATGAAACCGGGCTCAAGATGGGAGTGCATTGAAACACCGGGACAGGTTGAAGTAAATGATGTTGAGTTCTTAAGTCCAACAATTGGATATGCTTTCGGTGAACGGGGGAAGATCTTTAAATATAACGCTTCTATTATTGGATTAAATAACACAGGGACCAATATTCCTACGGAAATGAAACTGTTTCAAAACTACCCTAACCCGTTTAATCCGGAAACAATGATAGAATATTTTATACCTTCAAATGCCGAAGTTGTTATACTGATCTATGATAACGCAGGTAAAGAAATACGAAGATATAATGAAGGATTTAAAAACGCCGGCAGGCACAGCATATCATTGAATTTCAGCGACATCCCTTCAGGTGTGTATTTTTACAAACTTGATACAGACGGTAAATCTATAAGCCGAAAAATGGTTTTGATAAAGTAA
- a CDS encoding T9SS type A sorting domain-containing protein, translating into MMKLRSTLLIVCALLFTGSVISQDVPDWVWKTPMSKVYPTGEYYNLPQAQEQVNYENPNKTTRVVNTGEELLVLPPNVRPFPHTATQSEVDATTMKGNGSLIFASWNSYGPSFFGTGFAFSNNGGTSWTGSHQMYTPNSGDPGAIIWPAGSTWAGRLGLSCIQGFGHSTNNGTSWVFDMNFPGASSFDKNFSAVDETTGSPFFGRAYTVWTNFGGTFVNRIVGSYSTDGGVTWSAAQPVSPVPASGHHQQGCDVRVGPGGVVYVVWAHCTTNGQNSTEDHLGFARSTDGGVTWVNQTNTAVDVNGIRASNLFNGIRASGFPRLAIDMTGGSRNGWLYAVLAEKSGGPLTLDVSDVTICISSNGGTNWSHSKVNQDPSNGRYNYMPSVCVTPDGGVNVGYYDQRGTTGFVTEYWMSRSLNGGATWTDVAVSDHTFTPAPIPGLAGGYQGDYTGMTFSSGSGKIFPFWADNSSGIYQVWTVGITYGPPPANDVVVGPFLSLPGTMTQGNTYQIKGKVTNGGTNAQTSLPIRFSVNGTLQTTNTIANLPAGAVDSSSFSWTPAAGTYTLRIFSGAATDENRANDTITTSVTVFPAGTGFSQNQYCRNGLNILIPSQGSAPRDSIVVNIANSFDVVDVNVRIDTVLHTWDSDLTFNLRRGSANVNFISAVGSSGDNFINTVLNDSASTPISSGTAPFTGTFQPSAPLSGLNGQTVNGSWVLGIDDGAAGDSGVLKAWCIIVTYRRLIGGIGTVEIPNYYSLAQNYPNPFNPATQIKFSVPKAVNVSLKIYDVLGKEVATLVNEMKQPGFHTVDFDASNLATGVYFYRIDAGEFSSVKKMMLVK; encoded by the coding sequence ATGATGAAACTAAGATCAACACTTTTAATCGTGTGTGCATTGCTTTTCACAGGCAGTGTAATTTCACAGGATGTACCTGATTGGGTATGGAAAACACCCATGAGCAAAGTATATCCAACAGGTGAGTATTATAACCTGCCTCAGGCACAGGAACAGGTTAACTACGAAAATCCTAACAAGACTACAAGAGTAGTTAATACAGGCGAAGAGCTTTTAGTACTTCCGCCGAACGTAAGACCGTTCCCCCACACTGCAACACAGAGTGAGGTTGATGCGACAACAATGAAGGGCAACGGCTCTTTGATTTTCGCATCATGGAACTCATACGGACCATCATTCTTTGGAACAGGCTTTGCCTTTTCAAACAATGGCGGAACAAGCTGGACAGGCAGCCACCAGATGTACACACCTAACAGCGGTGACCCCGGTGCAATTATCTGGCCGGCAGGAAGCACATGGGCAGGCAGACTTGGACTTTCATGTATCCAGGGTTTTGGCCATTCAACAAACAACGGTACTTCATGGGTATTTGATATGAACTTCCCGGGTGCATCAAGCTTTGATAAAAACTTCTCAGCTGTTGACGAAACAACAGGCAGCCCGTTCTTTGGCCGTGCTTACACAGTATGGACAAACTTCGGCGGCACATTCGTTAACAGAATAGTTGGTTCTTATTCAACTGATGGCGGTGTAACCTGGTCAGCAGCACAGCCGGTATCACCGGTTCCAGCATCAGGACATCATCAGCAGGGCTGCGATGTTAGAGTAGGTCCAGGCGGTGTTGTTTATGTTGTTTGGGCTCATTGCACAACAAACGGACAGAATTCAACAGAAGATCATTTAGGTTTCGCAAGATCAACAGATGGTGGTGTTACATGGGTAAATCAGACAAACACAGCTGTTGATGTAAACGGTATCCGTGCATCAAACTTATTCAACGGAATCCGCGCTTCAGGTTTCCCGCGTTTAGCTATTGATATGACAGGCGGTTCAAGGAACGGCTGGTTATACGCAGTACTCGCTGAAAAATCAGGCGGTCCTTTAACACTCGATGTATCAGATGTAACTATCTGTATCTCTTCAAATGGCGGAACAAACTGGTCACATTCAAAAGTTAACCAGGATCCTTCAAACGGAAGATACAATTATATGCCTTCAGTTTGTGTAACTCCTGATGGCGGTGTAAACGTTGGTTATTATGACCAGAGAGGCACTACAGGATTTGTAACAGAATACTGGATGTCACGTTCATTAAACGGCGGTGCTACATGGACTGACGTTGCAGTAAGTGATCATACTTTCACACCTGCTCCGATCCCGGGTCTTGCAGGCGGTTACCAGGGTGACTATACAGGTATGACATTCTCATCAGGTTCAGGAAAAATATTCCCGTTCTGGGCTGATAACTCATCAGGTATTTACCAGGTTTGGACAGTTGGTATCACATACGGTCCTCCCCCGGCAAACGATGTAGTAGTTGGTCCGTTCTTAAGCTTACCCGGAACAATGACACAGGGTAACACATACCAGATAAAAGGTAAAGTTACAAACGGCGGAACAAACGCACAGACAAGCTTACCTATCAGGTTCTCAGTAAACGGAACACTTCAGACAACAAATACAATTGCAAACTTACCTGCCGGCGCAGTTGATTCATCATCATTCTCATGGACACCTGCAGCAGGAACATATACACTCAGAATTTTCAGCGGTGCAGCTACCGATGAAAACAGAGCTAACGATACTATCACAACTTCAGTAACAGTATTCCCGGCCGGTACCGGATTCTCACAGAACCAGTACTGCAGAAACGGTCTTAACATTTTAATTCCGTCACAGGGTTCAGCTCCAAGAGATTCAATCGTTGTAAACATCGCAAACTCATTTGATGTTGTTGATGTAAACGTAAGAATTGATACCGTATTACATACATGGGATTCAGATCTTACATTCAATTTAAGAAGAGGTTCAGCAAACGTTAACTTCATTAGTGCAGTTGGCAGTTCTGGTGATAACTTCATAAATACAGTATTAAACGATTCAGCTTCAACACCAATCAGCAGCGGAACAGCTCCTTTCACAGGAACATTCCAGCCATCAGCACCGCTTTCAGGACTTAACGGACAGACAGTAAACGGTTCATGGGTTCTTGGTATTGATGACGGAGCAGCTGGTGATTCAGGTGTATTAAAAGCATGGTGTATAATAGTTACATACAGAAGACTTATCGGCGGTATCGGTACAGTTGAAATTCCGAACTACTATTCACTTGCTCAGAACTATCCTAATCCGTTCAACCCGGCTACACAGATCAAATTCTCAGTTCCAAAAGCTGTGAATGTATCATTAAAGATCTATGATGTACTCGGTAAAGAAGTTGCAACACTTGTAAACGAAATGAAACAGCCCGGATTCCACACAGTGGATTTCGACGCTTCAAATCTCGCAACAGGTGTATACTTCTACAGAATTGATGCTGGCGAGTTCTCATCAGTTAAGAAAATGATGTTAGTAAAATAA
- a CDS encoding S8 family serine peptidase, translated as MKNFKFFTVLLLLLLTSAANAQFMQAGLSERLYNKLKLTGKNDYVKIMIVMKDQVDISALDKELYRLNASAEYRAKTVITSLMNKAASTQGPLLGYLAESSITGNVKSFKPFWITNFIWAEVKPDVVFILAGRQDIAEMDIDAVLDYDRPVAFEPAGEKDASSESGLKVINAHKMWAIGITGAGRLVMNDDTGVDGNHPALNYKWRGATSSPWYHAWIDPAAGTQFPSDCDNHGTHTMGIMTGRAGTDTIGVAPAAEWIAAKTICAGDGTSNHMTAWQWAMNPDSNVNTITDMPDGIGNSWHDPTGVPTGGDCTSTIYLNALASMEAAGIAIVFSCGNSGPSASTITRPKNINVSLINSFSVGNINGNTAYPWVINNTSSRGPGYCGNTGKFRFKPEVSAPGTSVRSSIRNGAYANLTGTSMACPHVVGAVTLLRQAFPNATGKQCLEALYWTALDLGIPGEDNAYGMGVIDVWAAYQYMKNNITRQQNIIILDNATNYDTVNVYFGGTITDVNFSMNSLTHSKTGDLEFSIKSPAGTEVILSSRRGAAGDNFINTIFNDSAANPISSGTAPFTGSFRPENPLSAFNGQNPMGNWIFRVNDNAASDTGRVMNYVINISYNATVGINNNNNLPFSFILEQNYPNPFNPSTSIRYSVPAAGNVTLKVFDVAGKEVAILVNEMKQQGVYSIDFNASNLASGVYFYRIEAGDFTDVKKMLLVK; from the coding sequence ATGAAAAATTTTAAATTTTTTACTGTTTTACTGCTATTATTACTCACTTCCGCTGCAAATGCGCAGTTTATGCAGGCCGGCTTATCTGAAAGATTATACAACAAATTAAAGCTCACAGGCAAGAATGATTATGTAAAGATCATGATCGTCATGAAAGACCAGGTTGATATATCTGCCCTGGATAAAGAACTATACCGGCTAAATGCCTCTGCAGAATACAGGGCAAAAACTGTAATTACTTCTTTAATGAATAAAGCAGCATCAACCCAGGGTCCACTGCTTGGTTACCTTGCGGAGAGCTCAATTACAGGTAATGTAAAAAGTTTTAAACCCTTCTGGATAACTAATTTTATCTGGGCAGAAGTAAAACCGGATGTAGTATTTATCCTTGCAGGCAGACAGGATATAGCAGAAATGGATATTGATGCAGTTCTGGATTACGACAGACCTGTGGCATTTGAACCTGCAGGAGAAAAGGATGCAAGTTCTGAATCAGGATTAAAAGTAATAAATGCACATAAAATGTGGGCAATTGGCATCACTGGAGCCGGCAGGCTTGTTATGAATGATGATACCGGTGTTGACGGAAATCACCCCGCATTGAACTATAAATGGAGAGGTGCAACATCATCACCATGGTATCATGCATGGATTGATCCCGCAGCAGGAACCCAGTTCCCCAGCGATTGCGACAACCATGGCACACATACAATGGGAATTATGACCGGACGCGCTGGTACTGATACAATTGGAGTTGCTCCTGCTGCTGAATGGATAGCTGCTAAAACTATTTGCGCCGGTGATGGAACCAGCAACCATATGACAGCATGGCAATGGGCAATGAACCCTGATAGTAATGTAAATACTATAACAGATATGCCTGACGGCATCGGCAATTCATGGCATGACCCGACCGGTGTACCAACCGGCGGCGACTGCACAAGCACAATTTATCTCAATGCACTGGCTTCAATGGAAGCCGCAGGTATTGCTATCGTATTTTCATGCGGAAACTCAGGCCCTTCAGCATCTACAATTACAAGACCTAAAAATATTAATGTTTCACTTATTAATTCCTTCAGCGTTGGAAATATAAACGGAAATACTGCATACCCATGGGTTATAAACAATACATCATCACGCGGACCCGGGTACTGCGGCAATACCGGTAAATTCAGGTTTAAGCCTGAAGTATCAGCACCGGGAACAAGTGTTAGATCAAGTATAAGGAACGGGGCTTATGCGAATTTAACCGGAACCTCAATGGCTTGCCCGCATGTAGTAGGCGCCGTAACACTTTTAAGGCAGGCTTTCCCAAACGCTACAGGCAAACAATGCCTCGAAGCGCTTTACTGGACTGCACTTGATCTTGGAATACCCGGTGAAGATAATGCATATGGTATGGGAGTAATTGATGTTTGGGCAGCTTACCAGTACATGAAAAACAATATTACACGCCAGCAGAATATAATTATTCTTGATAATGCTACTAATTATGATACAGTTAATGTTTATTTCGGCGGCACTATAACAGATGTTAACTTTTCAATGAATTCATTGACTCACTCTAAAACAGGCGACCTTGAATTTTCTATTAAATCACCTGCCGGTACTGAAGTTATACTTTCAAGCAGGAGAGGCGCAGCCGGTGATAATTTTATCAATACAATATTCAACGATTCTGCAGCAAACCCGATCTCATCAGGTACTGCGCCGTTTACTGGCTCATTCAGACCCGAAAACCCGCTGAGCGCATTTAACGGACAGAATCCAATGGGTAACTGGATATTCAGGGTAAATGATAATGCAGCAAGTGATACAGGCAGAGTTATGAATTATGTTATAAATATTTCATATAATGCTACTGTAGGTATAAACAACAACAATAACCTGCCGTTCAGTTTTATTCTTGAACAAAATTATCCTAATCCGTTCAATCCTTCAACAAGCATTAGATATTCTGTTCCGGCAGCTGGAAATGTTACACTTAAAGTATTTGATGTAGCTGGCAAGGAAGTTGCTATCCTGGTAAATGAGATGAAGCAGCAGGGAGTATATTCGATCGATTTTAATGCTTCAAATCTTGCAAGCGGTGTTTATTTCTACAGAATAGAAGCAGGCGATTTTACTGATGTTAAAAAAATGCTTCTTGTTAAATAA
- the ispD gene encoding 2-C-methyl-D-erythritol 4-phosphate cytidylyltransferase yields MKKDVHVIITAAGKGLRFSKNKNAAKAKQFLTLNGKPVILYSLLAFQKNKKVKSITVSAEPDKFNYLHSLAVKNKITKLTRLVEGGKTRFESVQNAFNQLTCRVDDIVVIHDAARPNIPVSFINNFIDEALKTGDVIPGIKVSETVKKCNKNAVIETIPRDELWLIQTPQAFSYDTLSRSYIVAGKRTDFTDESSLAENAGYKVIVIGGYRFNIKITTAEDMTLLKKLMK; encoded by the coding sequence ATGAAAAAAGATGTTCACGTTATTATTACTGCTGCAGGCAAAGGCCTGCGTTTCAGTAAAAATAAAAATGCAGCCAAAGCAAAACAATTCCTTACACTTAATGGAAAACCGGTTATATTATATTCACTTCTTGCTTTTCAGAAAAATAAGAAAGTAAAGAGCATAACAGTATCTGCTGAACCTGATAAATTCAATTACCTGCATTCACTTGCAGTTAAAAATAAAATTACAAAGCTAACAAGACTTGTTGAGGGCGGAAAAACCAGGTTTGAATCAGTTCAGAATGCGTTTAACCAGTTAACCTGCAGGGTGGATGATATTGTTGTTATTCATGATGCTGCAAGGCCCAATATCCCTGTTTCATTTATTAATAACTTCATAGATGAGGCTTTGAAAACCGGAGATGTAATTCCGGGCATAAAAGTATCAGAAACGGTCAAAAAATGCAATAAAAATGCTGTTATTGAAACTATTCCAAGGGATGAGCTTTGGCTTATACAAACTCCGCAGGCATTCAGTTACGATACTCTCAGCAGGTCATATATTGTAGCAGGTAAACGAACTGATTTTACTGATGAATCTTCTTTGGCAGAAAATGCAGGGTATAAAGTTATAGTGATTGGCGGTTACAGGTTCAATATCAAAATAACAACTGCAGAAGATATGACCCTTTTAAAAAAATTAATGAAATAG
- the queA gene encoding tRNA preQ1(34) S-adenosylmethionine ribosyltransferase-isomerase QueA: MKSTDFKFSIPKTLIAQHPKLPRDEAKMMVINRKTKELESKKFKDIIDYMDEGDCLVLNDSKVFAAKLFGTKEKTNAKIEVFLLRQLSQEENIWDVLVDPARKVRIGNRIFITKNLYCEVIDNTTSRGRIVRFNYRGDFQKYIDKLGKTPLPEYIKREPTDADRENYQAVFAENIGSVAASSAGLHFSKELLRKIEKKGINLLPVTLHVGLGKFRYVEVEDLTKHRMDSEYFEIPDYTAEEVNRAIENKKKIIACGTSVARVLEANTTAGRFIRSGKGWTDKFIYPPQTLKVVDKFVTNFHNPQSTMVMMVCAFSDKDLVMKAYKKAVKDKYRFYSYGDSMFYI; encoded by the coding sequence ATGAAATCGACTGATTTTAAATTTTCCATTCCTAAAACATTAATTGCCCAGCATCCAAAGCTTCCCCGTGATGAAGCGAAGATGATGGTGATAAACAGAAAAACCAAGGAGCTTGAAAGCAAGAAGTTCAAAGACATTATTGATTATATGGATGAAGGCGACTGCCTTGTTCTGAACGATTCCAAAGTATTTGCTGCAAAGCTTTTCGGTACCAAGGAAAAGACCAATGCTAAAATAGAAGTCTTTTTGCTTAGGCAGCTTAGCCAGGAAGAAAATATATGGGACGTTCTGGTTGACCCGGCGAGAAAAGTTAGAATTGGAAACAGAATTTTCATAACAAAAAACCTTTATTGCGAAGTTATCGATAATACAACCTCGAGGGGAAGAATTGTCAGATTCAACTATCGCGGCGATTTTCAGAAATATATCGATAAGCTGGGAAAAACACCGCTTCCTGAATATATAAAACGCGAGCCTACTGATGCTGATAGGGAAAATTACCAGGCGGTTTTTGCTGAAAATATAGGCTCTGTTGCGGCATCTTCTGCGGGTCTCCACTTTTCAAAAGAGCTTCTGAGGAAAATAGAAAAAAAGGGAATTAACCTGCTTCCGGTTACACTTCATGTTGGGCTGGGTAAATTCCGCTACGTGGAAGTTGAAGATTTAACAAAACACAGAATGGATTCAGAATATTTTGAAATACCTGATTACACTGCAGAAGAAGTAAACCGCGCAATTGAGAATAAAAAGAAAATAATTGCCTGCGGCACATCAGTTGCCAGGGTACTCGAAGCCAATACGACTGCAGGCAGGTTTATCAGATCAGGTAAAGGATGGACCGATAAGTTCATTTATCCGCCTCAAACATTGAAAGTTGTTGATAAATTTGTTACAAATTTCCATAATCCGCAGTCAACAATGGTCATGATGGTTTGCGCTTTTTCAGATAAGGATCTTGTTATGAAAGCGTACAAAAAAGCAGTAAAAGATAAATACCGTTTTTACAGCTACGGCGATTCAATGTTTTACATCTAA
- the eno gene encoding phosphopyruvate hydratase, translating to MPKITQIKAREILDSRGNPTVEVDVILNDGTTGRAAVPSGASTGQKEAVELRDGDKKRYMGKGVQKAVANVNDIIANSLIDMDPTDQLKIDSILLELDGTKNKSNLGANAVLGVSLAAAKASALYYKTPLYRYIGGTNAKVLPVPMMNIVNGGKHADNNLDFQEFMIIPAGAKSFREALRMGTEVFHSLKNVLHKKNLNTAVGDEGGFAPDLKSNEEAFEVIIAGIEGAGYKAGKDIYLALDAASSEMWNKGKYDFYKSHQPSKSAAEMVELYKQMVKDFPIISMEDAMSEEDWDGWKLLTEALGSQVQLVGDDVFVTNKEILKKGIEAGICNSILVKVNQIGTLTETLETIELAKSNSYTNVISHRSGETEDVTIADIAVATNAGQIKTGSLSRTDRTAKYNQLLRIEEELGDMAIYPGRSIFKGLN from the coding sequence ATGCCAAAAATAACACAAATTAAAGCACGTGAGATACTCGACTCACGCGGAAATCCCACAGTAGAAGTTGACGTAATTTTAAATGATGGTACTACCGGCAGAGCCGCAGTTCCTTCCGGCGCTTCTACAGGCCAAAAAGAAGCAGTTGAGCTTCGCGACGGTGATAAAAAACGTTATATGGGTAAAGGAGTTCAAAAAGCCGTAGCCAATGTAAACGATATCATTGCCAATTCACTTATCGATATGGATCCGACAGACCAGCTTAAGATCGATTCAATTTTGCTCGAGCTGGATGGTACCAAGAACAAATCCAACCTGGGAGCTAATGCAGTGCTGGGTGTTTCACTGGCTGCAGCTAAGGCATCAGCCCTGTATTACAAGACACCCCTTTACAGGTATATTGGCGGAACAAATGCAAAAGTATTACCTGTTCCTATGATGAATATTGTTAACGGCGGCAAGCATGCCGATAACAACCTGGACTTCCAGGAATTCATGATAATTCCTGCAGGAGCAAAAAGCTTCAGGGAAGCTTTAAGAATGGGAACAGAAGTTTTTCACTCGCTTAAGAATGTACTTCACAAAAAGAATCTGAATACTGCTGTTGGTGACGAAGGCGGTTTTGCTCCGGACCTGAAATCAAACGAAGAAGCATTCGAGGTTATAATAGCAGGTATTGAAGGCGCAGGATATAAAGCCGGTAAGGATATTTACCTGGCATTGGACGCGGCTTCCAGTGAAATGTGGAATAAAGGAAAATATGATTTTTATAAATCACACCAGCCTTCAAAATCGGCTGCTGAAATGGTTGAGCTTTACAAACAGATGGTTAAGGATTTCCCGATAATTTCTATGGAAGATGCAATGAGCGAAGAAGACTGGGACGGCTGGAAGCTTCTGACGGAGGCATTAGGCTCCCAGGTGCAGCTTGTTGGTGATGATGTATTTGTTACGAACAAAGAAATACTGAAAAAAGGTATTGAAGCAGGTATTTGCAATTCGATTTTGGTAAAAGTTAACCAGATAGGAACTCTTACTGAAACACTTGAAACAATAGAGCTTGCTAAATCAAACTCATATACAAATGTTATCAGCCACCGCAGCGGAGAAACCGAAGATGTTACAATTGCTGATATTGCGGTAGCAACAAATGCAGGGCAGATAAAAACCGGGTCACTTTCAAGGACGGACAGGACAGCTAAATACAACCAGCTTCTTCGCATTGAAGAAGAGCTTGGCGATATGGCTATTTATCCAGGCAGAAGCATCTTTAAAGGATTGAATTAA
- a CDS encoding O-methyltransferase has protein sequence MKGVPLTEELYKYITDIFIQEDELLKQIVTDTEAKKIPLIQVSPETGKLLGMFIKMIGAKNVLEIGTLTGYSTIWMARALPPEGKVVTLELTKEHADEALSNFKKAGLDGKIKLILGKAIESLDTLAESRFDIVFIDADKENCVNYFNKVIGMVRPGGLIITDNTLRRGEVIDANPGPGAQGIIAYNKLVANDSRVESLLVPIDDGITLSIVK, from the coding sequence ATGAAGGGTGTACCATTAACTGAAGAGCTGTATAAATATATCACGGATATTTTTATACAGGAAGATGAATTGTTAAAACAAATTGTAACAGATACTGAAGCCAAAAAAATACCGCTCATACAGGTATCGCCTGAAACAGGCAAGCTGCTTGGAATGTTCATCAAAATGATAGGCGCTAAAAATGTGCTGGAGATCGGCACTCTGACAGGCTACAGCACAATTTGGATGGCAAGAGCCCTGCCGCCGGAAGGCAAAGTGGTAACACTCGAGCTTACAAAAGAACATGCAGATGAAGCGTTAAGTAATTTCAAAAAAGCGGGGCTTGACGGCAAAATTAAGCTGATATTGGGCAAAGCTATAGAGTCACTTGATACCCTTGCAGAAAGCAGATTTGACATTGTATTTATTGATGCTGATAAAGAGAACTGTGTAAATTATTTTAATAAAGTAATCGGCATGGTGAGACCCGGGGGATTAATAATTACTGATAATACGCTGCGCAGGGGTGAAGTAATAGATGCTAACCCAGGACCCGGAGCACAGGGGATCATAGCATATAACAAGCTTGTAGCAAATGATAGCAGAGTGGAATCTCTGCTGGTGCCAATTGATGACGGAATAACTTTAAGCATAGTAAAATGA
- a CDS encoding prohibitin family protein, translating to MIALIIFLLIVALVVHQLRKNTLNTASQKLFGVIRNAAFIGVFIAVILSCVAQVGPGEVGVQLLFGSVQDRTLPSGLNIVNPLVNVEYMDVKTQAYTMSSIQDEGQQKNDDAISTLTSDGLTLKLDLTIWYRLSESDAPQVYRTIGMDYAEKIVRPAIRTALRDVSVGYSATDIYSIKREDFVREVTKNLENAFNGRGIILERVLLRNVELPEKVRAAIDEKIASEQRAQQMVYVLQKEKQEAERKRVEAQGIADYNRIVSQSITDQVLQLKGIEATLELGKSNNSKMVIMNGKNMPLIFGPSGF from the coding sequence ATGATAGCCTTGATCATTTTTTTACTTATTGTAGCATTAGTTGTTCATCAGCTTCGTAAAAACACTTTAAATACCGCATCTCAAAAACTTTTTGGTGTGATACGTAATGCAGCATTTATAGGTGTTTTTATTGCAGTCATTTTATCCTGTGTCGCACAGGTGGGTCCGGGTGAAGTAGGAGTTCAGTTATTATTTGGAAGTGTACAGGACAGGACATTACCCAGCGGTTTAAACATTGTAAATCCGCTGGTAAATGTGGAATATATGGATGTAAAAACACAAGCATATACAATGAGCTCTATCCAGGATGAAGGGCAGCAGAAAAATGACGATGCAATTTCAACTCTTACAAGTGATGGATTGACTTTAAAGCTTGACCTGACCATTTGGTACAGATTAAGCGAATCAGATGCCCCGCAGGTTTACAGGACAATTGGTATGGATTACGCAGAAAAAATTGTTAGACCAGCTATAAGAACCGCTTTAAGAGATGTTTCTGTGGGTTATTCAGCAACTGATATATATTCTATCAAAAGAGAAGATTTTGTCAGAGAAGTAACAAAGAACCTGGAAAATGCTTTTAACGGAAGAGGTATTATTCTGGAAAGAGTATTGCTGAGAAATGTTGAACTGCCGGAAAAAGTGAGAGCAGCAATTGATGAAAAAATAGCTTCAGAGCAGCGCGCGCAGCAGATGGTATATGTTCTGCAGAAAGAAAAGCAGGAAGCTGAGCGTAAAAGAGTTGAGGCGCAGGGTATTGCAGACTATAACAGGATCGTTTCTCAAAGCATCACAGACCAGGTTCTGCAGCTAAAAGGTATAGAAGCAACACTTGAGCTTGGAAAGAGCAATAATTCAAAAATGGTTATTATGAACGGTAAAAATATGCCGCTTATTTTCGGGCCAAGCGGATTTTGA